The Fodinibius salicampi DNA segment AGCGGAGAAGCGATCTCCTTTTAGAGGCTCTGATCGGGAGATTGTTTGCCTATCGCGAAGCTTTTTTGTTGACCTCTTGAGTATCGCTTTCCCATTCCTGATTATTCGGACCACTATAACACGAAAGCTTATTTGTGTAAAACATCCGCCGGACTTTTAATAACACTCCCCTTGTTTTTTATAACGTGTGTGTAAATCATTGTTGTTTTAACATTTTTGTGTCCCAGCAGTTCCTGAACGGTTCGGATATCGTATCCAGCTTCCAATAAGTGCGTGGCGAAGCTGTGTCGTAAGGTATGGCATGTTGCATGCTTATTGATATCGCTTTTTTCTACCCCCTTCTTGACCTTTCGTTGTATGGTTGTATCGGAAATATGATGTCGATGTACCAATCCCGAACGTGGGTCTTTTGCTCTCTGAGGTGAAGGGAAAAGATACTGCCATTTAAATTTTTTAGCTGCATTGGGATATTTTTGTGACAAGGCTTTTGGAAGCAACGTTTCGGCATAACCGTCTTGCACATCTTTTTGATGAAGCATTTTTACCTTTTTGACCTGTCCTTTTAGTTTCCTTTTGGTTATCTGGGGCATTATAGTAACCCGGTCTTTATTCCCTTTGCCCGAACGTACCTGAATTTGATTGTACTCAAAATCCAGATCCAATACCCTTAGGCGAAGGCATTCAGATATGCGAAAACCTGCACCGTAAAGCAGCCGGGCAATCAGTTTGGATGTCCCTTTCATTTTCTGTAGTAGAGACCGCACCTCTCCAGGAGTTAACACTACTGGCAGTTTTTTAGGAGTTTTCGCTCGTTGAAAGTCCATCATTTTTTCGAGAGGCTGATCCAGAACGTGTTTATATAAGAACAAAATTGCACAGAGCGCCTGGTTTTGGGTTGAGCCGGCTACCTGTCGCTCTTCTGCCAGGTAATTCAAATACTTGACCAGATCATCTTCATTCATTTTACCGGGGTGTTTCAGATTATGAAATTTGACATAACGAACGACCCAGTTAACATACGCCTGTTCCGTTTTGTAGCTATAATTTCTGCGACGGATTGCTGTTCTTAGCCGGGCAAGTAATGAAAGCTTTGACATAATATTTGATCTCTTATTGAACCTTATGTTATTAGTAAGACCCAAAAAAAGACCAATCCTTACAAAAAAATATTATATCAACCTATTATCGCAATGCTATGTGTGATAATATCACCAGATAATACGTTATTTGGATTTAAATGGGATTTTTCAGAGTATTATCGTATGTAAGATAATATATTATCAAATATGCACCTTGATATAATTATAGGTTATACGTGCATTCATCATTAATACCTATATCAGCCTAACACAAATCGATACTATAATTTTTAAACCCAATTCTTAAATTCTATGCGTTTCGTTTTAATACTATTATCAATTTTTAGTTTAGTATTAACTGATTCCGCTCTTGCCCAATATTCAGGAAAATCATCGACCAAAGAAGACGACTTTAAAAAAACTAAAGTCCTTGTTTTAGCAACGCATCACATTAGCCATTATGAGGATGATTTTTCTCCAACGCTTCTTGACTCATTAATCAATGTTTTAAAAGACTATTCGCCCACTATAATTGGCATGGAAGTACTTTCAGGTGTCCAGATTGCAGAAATGGAACGACGGGGCGGACCTTATGACTCATGGCTTATTAGCTTTGCAGAAGAGCAGCTCAGATATGGATCGCAAGCACAAGAAGCTCTTGATATTTCTTGGCGAAAAGCGAACATGGTAGCCGACTCCCTGTTGGGGAAAGTGCAAAGTGCAAAAGAAATTGCAGACAGTACAAGATTAGAATTGATCAATCATCTGATTGCTTCTTACCGATTGCATACCGCTGCCTTACAATGGTCTTATCTAAGTGAAGAAAATCAATCGAATCAATCAATTATTCCCAAAACTACAGTAAAGGGACTCACTAATATCCTCAACTCCGCAGATGAAACTGTATCGATTTCACTTCGGCTTGCTCATCAATTGAATCTACAGCGATTATATCCAATCGATGATCACTTGGATAAAGATAGCTTTTATTCGGAAAATGACACTCAACTTGACAAAGCATTAGATGATTCTACTGTGCAGGCATTAAAGAATGCTCCATATTTAGTCAAGCAGGGAGATCTTTTGGAGCAAGGAATGGAAGACAGTACCTGGCTTCCTTTATATAAGTATATGAATTCACCTGCTTATTACGACCAAGACAAAGAAAAACAATGGCGAAATATTTTTCTTGAAACTTCTAACGTACCCTTGCGCTCTCGGCTTGCTCTGTGGGAAGAACGTAACCTGAAAATTGCTGCTCATATTCGTTCTGCAATTGCTCGTGACCCAGGCGGACGTGTTTTGATTACCATAGGGGCTTCTCATAAAGCATTTCTTGATTTATATCTCAAAGAAATGA contains these protein-coding regions:
- a CDS encoding integron integrase, translating into MSKLSLLARLRTAIRRRNYSYKTEQAYVNWVVRYVKFHNLKHPGKMNEDDLVKYLNYLAEERQVAGSTQNQALCAILFLYKHVLDQPLEKMMDFQRAKTPKKLPVVLTPGEVRSLLQKMKGTSKLIARLLYGAGFRISECLRLRVLDLDFEYNQIQVRSGKGNKDRVTIMPQITKRKLKGQVKKVKMLHQKDVQDGYAETLLPKALSQKYPNAAKKFKWQYLFPSPQRAKDPRSGLVHRHHISDTTIQRKVKKGVEKSDINKHATCHTLRHSFATHLLEAGYDIRTVQELLGHKNVKTTMIYTHVIKNKGSVIKSPADVLHK
- a CDS encoding DUF5694 domain-containing protein → MRFVLILLSIFSLVLTDSALAQYSGKSSTKEDDFKKTKVLVLATHHISHYEDDFSPTLLDSLINVLKDYSPTIIGMEVLSGVQIAEMERRGGPYDSWLISFAEEQLRYGSQAQEALDISWRKANMVADSLLGKVQSAKEIADSTRLELINHLIASYRLHTAALQWSYLSEENQSNQSIIPKTTVKGLTNILNSADETVSISLRLAHQLNLQRLYPIDDHLDKDSFYSENDTQLDKALDDSTVQALKNAPYLVKQGDLLEQGMEDSTWLPLYKYMNSPAYYDQDKEKQWRNIFLETSNVPLRSRLALWEERNLKIAAHIRSAIARDPGGRVLITIGASHKAFLDLYLKEMMGIEVVHLSDII